The following proteins are encoded in a genomic region of Alistipes sp. ZOR0009:
- the trkA gene encoding Trk system potassium transporter TrkA — translation MKIIIAGAGEVGTHLAKMLSNEYHDLMVVEPDADRIKNLSTITDAPCIEGSPSSFQVLSEAGIQKADLFIAVTPSEETNILSASLAKRLGAKKVIARIDKNEYLLPANKEIFMDMGIDYLYYPEKIAGREVVDLLSQSFSTEFVDFANKKLLLIVFKLEESSPIINKTLLQAAGQRMELNYRAVAISRNGETIIPTPTDRFKVGDIVYVIANEAGAPDLVKFTGKTPIEVRNVMILGGSRIGTWIARDLENKLGVKMIEISKERCLKLVDDLPNTLVLRGDGRNSDFLIEEGLEHMDAFIAVTGNSETNILACMLAKRLGVKKTIAEIENIDYIKLAESVGVDTVINKKLITAGRIFRFTMSTDVQSIKVLAGSDAEVLEFIVKPSSPAVRGAVRSINFPKDATIGGLVRGDLSIIVTGDTQIQPYDRIVVFALPSAINKIGKYFN, via the coding sequence ATGAAGATAATTATTGCAGGTGCAGGCGAGGTGGGTACCCACTTGGCAAAGATGCTTAGCAACGAGTACCACGATTTAATGGTGGTAGAACCCGATGCTGACCGGATTAAAAACCTCTCAACCATAACAGATGCTCCCTGTATTGAGGGGAGCCCCTCTTCTTTTCAGGTGCTATCGGAGGCTGGAATCCAGAAGGCCGACCTTTTTATTGCGGTGACACCCTCTGAGGAAACCAACATCCTTTCTGCCTCGCTGGCAAAGAGGCTTGGTGCCAAAAAGGTGATCGCCCGGATAGACAAGAACGAGTATCTGCTTCCTGCCAATAAGGAAATTTTCATGGACATGGGCATCGACTACCTTTACTACCCCGAAAAGATTGCCGGGCGTGAGGTGGTTGACCTGCTAAGCCAATCTTTTTCGACCGAATTCGTCGATTTTGCCAATAAGAAGCTGCTTCTTATCGTATTTAAGCTCGAGGAATCGTCGCCAATTATCAATAAAACCCTGCTACAGGCTGCGGGACAGCGAATGGAGCTCAACTATCGGGCTGTGGCCATATCCCGCAACGGGGAGACCATCATTCCAACTCCAACCGACCGCTTTAAGGTTGGCGATATCGTTTACGTTATTGCCAACGAGGCAGGCGCACCCGATTTGGTTAAGTTTACAGGTAAAACGCCCATCGAGGTTCGCAATGTGATGATCCTTGGGGGAAGTCGCATTGGCACTTGGATTGCGCGCGATTTGGAAAATAAGCTGGGCGTTAAGATGATTGAGATAAGCAAGGAGCGCTGCCTAAAGCTGGTAGACGACTTGCCCAACACGCTCGTGCTCCGTGGCGATGGCCGTAACTCCGATTTCCTGATAGAGGAAGGGTTGGAGCATATGGATGCCTTTATTGCCGTTACGGGAAACTCTGAGACCAACATCTTGGCCTGTATGCTGGCTAAGAGGCTCGGTGTGAAGAAAACGATCGCCGAGATTGAGAATATTGACTACATTAAGCTGGCCGAGAGCGTTGGCGTGGATACGGTAATCAACAAAAAGCTGATAACGGCTGGCCGTATTTTTAGATTTACCATGAGTACCGACGTGCAGTCGATTAAGGTGCTGGCTGGCTCCGACGCTGAGGTGCTCGAGTTTATCGTTAAGCCAAGTAGTCCTGCCGTTCGTGGAGCGGTAAGGTCTATTAACTTCCCGAAGGATGCCACCATTGGAGGGTTGGTTCGTGGCGATTTAAGCATTATCGTTACTGGCGATACGCAGATTCAGCCTTACGACCGAATTGTTGTCTTTGCGCTGCCGTCGGCAATCAATAAGATAGGAAAGTATTTTAACTAG